One genomic window of Methanosarcina acetivorans C2A includes the following:
- the brxL gene encoding protease Lon-related BREX system protein BrxL codes for MTEEALEIASLETDRKLIQYFPGRVVRKDLTKLLKVGHNVPVYVLEYLLGSYCADEDEEVIQEGIQIVKNILSQNYVRPDEAEKIKSRIRETGYYTVIDKITVMLNERRDIYEATFSNLGLKSIEVDSDYVIKYDKLLGGGIWCMIKMEYSTESASSPFIISSLKPIQIPNVNIQEILVERKNFTKDEWIDVLMRSIGMEPTQLEASTKWHMLERLVPLVENNYNLCELGPKSTGKSHVYKEISPNTILMSGGQTTVANLFYNMATRQIGLVGYWDVVAFDEVAGIRFKDKDGIQILKDYMASGSFARGKEQKNANASIVFVGNVNQSIESLLKTSHLFSPFPEAMNSDTAFFDRMHYYIPGWEIPKFRPEHFTDRYGFIVDYIAEFFREMRKRSYADNINRFFKLGNNLNQRDVIAVKKTFSGLMKLLYPDENITREQAQEILEYALTGRRRVKEQLKKIGGIEFFDVNFSYIDNENLKEAFVSVPESGGNKIIPSGITKPGEAYAVAATDFGKIGIYKFEVQVIAGSGKYEKSGTGSNSQTKESIKTAFNYFKANAKSISQSISVKEKDYFLHVQDLYGVGMSEELALPAFISLCSGALERSLQEQTAILGSMTIGGSVGVLENLAGLLQVCLDAGAKRVMIPISSAGKIATVPPDLFSKFQISFYEDPIDAVYKSMALI; via the coding sequence ATGACCGAAGAAGCTCTTGAGATAGCAAGCCTCGAAACCGACAGAAAATTAATCCAGTATTTTCCTGGAAGAGTTGTACGAAAAGACCTAACAAAACTGCTGAAAGTCGGGCATAATGTCCCTGTCTACGTACTGGAATACCTGCTCGGCTCTTACTGTGCTGATGAGGACGAAGAAGTAATCCAGGAAGGCATCCAGATAGTCAAAAATATCCTGTCCCAGAACTATGTCCGGCCTGATGAAGCCGAAAAGATCAAGTCGAGGATTCGTGAGACGGGCTACTATACGGTTATTGACAAAATCACGGTTATGCTCAATGAAAGGAGAGACATATATGAAGCTACATTCTCCAATCTCGGGCTCAAAAGCATTGAGGTCGACTCTGATTATGTCATAAAATACGACAAGCTTCTCGGCGGTGGGATCTGGTGCATGATCAAGATGGAGTATTCAACAGAATCAGCTTCTTCGCCATTCATAATATCCAGTTTGAAACCCATCCAGATCCCGAATGTGAACATCCAGGAGATCCTGGTTGAAAGGAAGAACTTCACCAAAGATGAGTGGATTGATGTCCTTATGAGGAGCATCGGGATGGAGCCTACCCAGCTCGAAGCTTCCACAAAATGGCATATGCTCGAAAGGCTCGTCCCTCTTGTAGAAAATAACTATAACCTCTGTGAGCTCGGTCCGAAAAGTACAGGAAAATCTCATGTTTACAAGGAAATATCCCCGAATACCATCCTGATGTCCGGAGGACAGACCACAGTTGCAAATCTTTTCTACAACATGGCCACCCGACAGATAGGACTTGTTGGGTACTGGGATGTCGTGGCATTTGATGAAGTCGCAGGAATCCGTTTCAAAGACAAGGACGGAATACAGATCCTCAAAGATTACATGGCCTCCGGCTCTTTTGCGAGAGGAAAAGAGCAAAAGAACGCGAATGCTTCCATTGTTTTTGTTGGAAATGTCAACCAGAGTATAGAATCCTTATTGAAGACCTCACACCTGTTCTCTCCCTTCCCTGAAGCCATGAACAGTGATACCGCCTTTTTTGACAGGATGCACTATTACATCCCTGGTTGGGAAATCCCTAAATTCAGGCCTGAACACTTCACGGACAGATACGGATTCATAGTTGACTATATTGCAGAATTCTTCAGGGAAATGAGGAAGAGGTCATACGCCGACAACATAAACAGGTTCTTTAAGCTAGGGAACAACCTGAACCAGCGGGATGTAATTGCCGTTAAAAAGACCTTCTCAGGTTTAATGAAACTTCTTTATCCGGATGAAAATATCACCAGAGAACAGGCACAGGAGATTCTTGAGTACGCCCTCACAGGAAGAAGGCGTGTAAAAGAACAGCTCAAGAAAATTGGGGGGATCGAGTTCTTTGATGTCAATTTCTCTTACATTGACAATGAAAACCTGAAAGAAGCTTTCGTGTCCGTTCCAGAAAGCGGCGGGAACAAAATAATCCCTTCAGGCATTACAAAACCCGGAGAAGCCTATGCTGTTGCAGCTACCGACTTCGGCAAGATCGGGATTTACAAGTTTGAAGTTCAGGTAATTGCTGGTTCGGGAAAATACGAAAAATCAGGCACAGGGTCAAATTCTCAGACCAAGGAATCCATAAAAACAGCTTTCAATTACTTCAAAGCCAACGCAAAATCCATAAGCCAGAGCATCTCTGTAAAAGAAAAAGATTACTTTTTGCACGTCCAGGACCTCTACGGAGTTGGCATGTCCGAAGAACTTGCCCTTCCAGCCTTCATAAGCCTTTGCTCAGGAGCATTGGAAAGGTCTCTTCAGGAACAGACCGCAATTCTAGGGAGTATGACAATCGGAGGCTCTGTAGGTGTACTTGAAAACCTTGCTGGTCTTTTGCAGGTCTGCCTTGATGCAGGAGCAAAAAGAGTAATGATCCCGATTTCTTCTGCAGGCAAGATTGCTACAGTGCCGCCGGATCTTTTCAGTAAGTTCCAGATTTCGTTTTATGAGGACCCTATTGATGCTGTTTACAAATCTATGGCTTTGATTTAA
- a CDS encoding metallophosphoesterase family protein yields MKKRELSADTDRNGTLSFVHAADLHLDSPFVGISGIDQELGERLAKATFQAYEAIIELCMEEEVDFLLIAGDVYDSADKNLYAQVRFIEGLRKLETAGIQIFICHGNHDPLDGWSASLKWPANVHTMRGDKAEVVEFKKEGETAAFVVGMSYPTRHIMKNLVQDFPKKEDHWPFTIGLLHCSVGSYPEHDPYAPCTLQDLREPGYDYWALGHIHTPSVVCKEAPVVIYPGNPQGRHPGETGARGCCLVNVSSGGAISTKFVETDSVRWHIREISIEGLEKEGELVENLQSQLDEIRENSGGRSAICRLVLSGRGPLHLTLREEGFLEDLLHTLREDEIRSRQFTWVERIENETLFPIERELLLKREDFVGDLVKIVEGLKTDEEALDEFHAVLAPLFKPGSGGKQICKIDDEEMKSLLQCAENILLDALLTEEDHEN; encoded by the coding sequence ATGAAAAAAAGAGAACTGTCGGCTGATACTGATAGGAATGGGACTTTGAGTTTTGTCCATGCGGCTGATTTGCACCTTGACAGTCCATTTGTAGGAATTTCCGGGATTGATCAAGAGCTGGGAGAAAGGCTTGCAAAAGCTACTTTTCAGGCTTATGAAGCTATTATTGAGCTATGTATGGAAGAAGAAGTTGATTTCCTGCTCATTGCTGGGGACGTGTATGATAGTGCCGACAAGAACCTCTATGCCCAGGTCAGGTTTATAGAGGGACTCCGAAAGCTTGAAACCGCCGGAATTCAGATTTTTATCTGCCATGGGAACCATGATCCTCTTGACGGATGGTCGGCAAGCCTGAAGTGGCCCGCAAACGTGCACACCATGAGGGGAGATAAAGCCGAAGTTGTGGAATTCAAAAAAGAAGGAGAAACGGCTGCCTTTGTTGTTGGAATGAGCTACCCGACCCGGCACATCATGAAAAACCTTGTGCAAGACTTCCCGAAAAAAGAAGATCACTGGCCGTTTACCATAGGGCTTCTCCACTGCAGCGTGGGAAGTTATCCTGAGCATGACCCTTACGCACCCTGTACCCTGCAGGATCTCAGGGAGCCTGGCTACGATTACTGGGCTCTTGGACACATCCATACTCCTTCCGTGGTTTGCAAGGAAGCTCCTGTTGTGATATATCCCGGAAACCCGCAGGGAAGGCATCCCGGTGAAACCGGAGCCAGGGGGTGCTGTCTTGTGAACGTTTCTTCCGGAGGGGCTATTTCTACAAAATTCGTCGAGACCGACTCTGTCCGCTGGCATATCAGGGAAATTTCCATAGAAGGCCTGGAAAAAGAAGGGGAACTGGTAGAAAACCTTCAAAGCCAGCTTGACGAGATCAGGGAAAATTCAGGGGGAAGGTCTGCGATTTGCAGGCTGGTTCTCAGCGGAAGAGGACCTTTGCACCTCACTCTCAGGGAAGAGGGTTTTCTTGAAGACCTCCTCCATACGCTCAGGGAAGACGAAATCCGGAGCCGGCAGTTCACCTGGGTAGAACGCATTGAAAATGAAACACTCTTTCCAATAGAAAGAGAATTGCTTTTGAAAAGGGAGGACTTTGTGGGAGACCTGGTTAAAATCGTGGAGGGCTTGAAGACCGATGAAGAGGCCCTAGACGAGTTTCATGCAGTCCTTGCCCCTCTCTTTAAACCCGGTAGTGGGGGAAAACAGATCTGCAAAATTGATGATGAAGAGATGAAGTCCCTGCTCCAGTGCGCTGAAAACATCCTGCTTGACGCCCTGCTCACGGAGGAAGACCATGAAAATTGA
- the pglZ gene encoding BREX-1 system phosphatase PglZ type A, with the protein MVNVEKTSSSILKKFSPSELKDYEKRKIVFWYDRDKTAWDQEKQAPGEELEEIIHVLKENNIKFHILDNNYFETKKLLEIKDPESNYLIYCPDKERAHETNWLFDIQLYSSRFENSRISDIKSEFEIDGHELDDFFTKYEKFFGNQKERVQPLKKLYQKDWREKEFILGMLAVFSKTQAPEFKQIVRDIMLKSLDDAENPIWENISKFGLEENFWELTEEDFGFSAKNPTLKKLFLSFLITHMKRYSGISLSGYDQYVNRKENECQIFLKHWMDSSRDSKTFEKYTKDILEENNQDLEKNLQGALDKRDVQKYLEAEAVDTFDKALIVHILKFLNSPVDSTGEDFKNYLSWIDTRRTKHWFSEYENIYNALEYAVKLFQFSLEYYDNPKAADALENTRSLYDLFKAYAETYYQIDYLYRKFYYYYDKEQEKDILKKNLRPQVEDLYTNKLLGKLLLKWSSLIESDLKRQWKIELAESQKDFYKQHVNKILQKDDRSKVAVIVSDALRYEAAAELFETLNKDTWGIPELSYMAGVLPSYTKLGMASLLPHNALEYRGREIFVDGISSEGLEKRNKILQSKYEDSLAFNYEDFMRYSREEAREFIKGKRVLYIYHNKIDSTGDKQSSENNVFSAVEETIVEIKKLVKYLSDRLNTTNIIVTADHGFLYRRDDMENADKVDTSLFDKSRIIDTTKRFILSDQELSPENSLDNIHSFGMHYILGQDHTPLFAYVPKADLRFKLQGGGLNFVHGGASPQEIVIPVLTYNHRRNEKAIDKKGIKHGKVNVSVINDRKKITSSKFKVKIFQTEKVTDKMKPRTIKVSLWDIDGGQEKMVSDEKIIIANNESDEPEERQYNIMLTLGNNLENKTYYLRLIDEDPAEIKDIARIPFELDLLIGDFDDF; encoded by the coding sequence ATGGTCAACGTAGAAAAAACCAGCAGTAGTATACTCAAAAAATTTTCTCCTTCAGAACTGAAAGACTATGAGAAAAGAAAAATAGTCTTCTGGTACGACAGAGACAAAACCGCCTGGGACCAGGAGAAGCAGGCTCCCGGAGAGGAGCTTGAAGAAATAATCCATGTCCTGAAAGAAAACAACATCAAATTCCATATCCTTGACAATAACTATTTTGAAACCAAAAAACTCCTTGAAATCAAAGACCCGGAGTCAAACTACCTTATCTACTGCCCGGACAAAGAAAGAGCGCATGAAACCAACTGGCTTTTTGATATTCAGCTTTACTCATCCAGATTCGAAAACAGCCGGATTTCAGACATCAAGAGCGAGTTTGAGATTGACGGGCATGAACTGGACGACTTCTTCACTAAATATGAGAAATTCTTTGGAAACCAGAAAGAAAGAGTCCAGCCTTTAAAGAAGCTCTATCAGAAAGACTGGCGTGAAAAAGAGTTTATTCTGGGCATGCTGGCTGTTTTTTCAAAAACGCAGGCTCCTGAATTCAAACAGATTGTAAGGGACATCATGCTCAAATCTCTGGATGACGCTGAAAATCCTATCTGGGAGAACATTTCAAAGTTTGGACTGGAGGAGAACTTCTGGGAACTTACAGAAGAGGACTTTGGATTTTCGGCAAAAAATCCTACCCTGAAGAAACTTTTCCTTAGCTTCCTGATTACGCACATGAAGAGGTATTCCGGAATTTCCCTTTCAGGTTACGACCAGTATGTGAACCGAAAAGAAAATGAGTGTCAGATCTTCCTCAAGCACTGGATGGACAGCTCACGGGATTCCAAAACATTTGAAAAATATACAAAGGATATACTTGAAGAAAACAACCAGGATCTGGAAAAAAACCTGCAGGGAGCACTTGATAAACGAGATGTACAGAAATATCTTGAAGCAGAAGCTGTTGATACTTTTGACAAAGCTCTAATTGTTCATATACTCAAATTCCTGAACAGTCCTGTAGACTCAACAGGAGAGGACTTTAAAAACTATCTTTCCTGGATCGATACCCGTCGAACAAAGCACTGGTTTTCAGAGTATGAGAATATCTACAACGCACTTGAGTATGCGGTTAAACTCTTCCAGTTTTCCCTAGAATATTACGATAATCCAAAAGCAGCTGATGCACTTGAAAATACACGCAGTTTGTACGATTTATTCAAAGCATATGCTGAGACCTACTACCAGATTGACTATCTCTACAGGAAATTCTACTATTACTATGATAAAGAGCAGGAAAAAGATATCCTTAAGAAGAATCTCAGGCCACAGGTCGAAGACCTTTACACCAACAAGCTGCTCGGAAAATTGTTATTGAAATGGAGCAGCCTTATTGAATCCGATCTTAAAAGGCAGTGGAAAATTGAGCTTGCAGAAAGCCAGAAGGATTTCTACAAACAGCATGTAAATAAGATCTTGCAAAAAGATGACAGAAGCAAAGTTGCAGTCATCGTCTCTGATGCACTGCGCTACGAAGCAGCTGCAGAACTTTTTGAAACCCTCAACAAAGATACCTGGGGAATTCCCGAACTCAGCTACATGGCAGGAGTTTTACCTTCATACACGAAGCTCGGAATGGCAAGTTTACTTCCCCACAATGCTCTGGAATATAGAGGAAGAGAAATTTTTGTGGACGGTATAAGTTCTGAAGGGCTTGAAAAAAGGAACAAAATCCTGCAGAGTAAATATGAAGATTCGCTTGCATTTAATTATGAAGACTTCATGCGGTACAGCCGGGAAGAGGCAAGAGAGTTCATCAAGGGAAAAAGAGTCCTTTACATATATCACAATAAGATAGATTCAACTGGGGATAAACAGTCTTCGGAAAATAACGTTTTCAGTGCTGTAGAAGAAACAATTGTTGAAATTAAGAAACTTGTCAAGTATTTGAGTGATCGCCTGAACACAACAAATATCATTGTTACAGCAGATCACGGTTTTCTGTACCGAAGAGATGATATGGAAAATGCGGATAAAGTGGATACCTCATTATTTGACAAATCTCGTATAATTGACACAACAAAGAGATTTATCCTGAGTGACCAAGAGCTTTCACCTGAGAATTCGCTGGATAACATACACAGCTTTGGTATGCATTATATTCTCGGGCAGGACCACACCCCCCTCTTTGCCTATGTCCCTAAAGCAGACCTCAGGTTCAAACTTCAGGGAGGTGGGCTCAATTTCGTGCACGGAGGAGCCTCTCCTCAGGAGATTGTTATTCCAGTTCTGACATATAACCACAGGCGGAATGAAAAGGCTATTGATAAGAAGGGTATCAAGCACGGTAAGGTCAATGTCTCGGTAATAAACGACCGGAAAAAGATTACAAGCAGCAAATTTAAAGTAAAGATTTTCCAGACCGAAAAAGTAACCGATAAAATGAAACCCCGCACCATCAAAGTTTCTCTATGGGATATTGATGGTGGGCAGGAAAAAATGGTCAGCGATGAAAAAATCATTATTGCCAATAACGAATCCGATGAGCCCGAAGAAAGACAGTATAATATCATGCTCACCCTCGGAAACAATCTTGAAAACAAAACATATTACCTCAGGCTGATTGACGAAGACCCGGCTGAAATAAAAGACATTGCACGGATTCCATTCGAACTTGACCTTCTGATTGGCGATTTTGATGATTTCTAA
- a CDS encoding AAA family ATPase, translating into MKIDAIHIDGFGKFSRLSVENLPSGLVILTGANEAGKSTLFTFIRRMFFGIPNTRCNLYPPLEGGQHGGRLVVIDSEGERWVIERNTSRKDDVKVVLPDGNTGSKTELLKLLGHADRNIFENIYAFGLEELQSFETLNDQSINSKLYSAGTGVGVSIPELVKSINNMESDLYKPRGSKPLINELLRKIRKNSEEIAEFEESQKKYDTLHFELEQRNLEIDQLKEKSQNIRKKLNHIQNLLSVWEDWRALQESKTDLGTLPGLESFPEKGEEKLERLLEKIEGIKENVSRLEQELDINAVNERSLSLDESLLGQKDAVLELESGLGKYRFEVKTLPTLEANLKQEEAGLSDLLLELGPDWDEEALDRFDRSIPAKETVIKMRKAVEEIEAKIKETQNELNQVLTGIERVLQEKDVFEESLLVHRDQVIELGNGIEKYRADKDSLLSETREVQARKAELEKTLSGLGEGWDENTLSRFKRSTPSKETVLGKRREMEEAEKTIERYRDRLELALGELEEVRGEIEALEEKLVAYSRLPDPEEVKQGLEAVSYLRVKQPLLREKESELKNLEKDLEKEEMLFAAFRSRETEHEEGLPLWPAGMLLLAGSIGLAYEYINDALLPGLGIFFLLFATSAIYFLKARKKPSSQPSSPPAGEKHLKGTEARKQKAQESKENLSGEIAALKEDMKTRAKKCGFEDIPEPSIREQKADELQRVLLDLKAAGELRQGKDKLRKKLDKLDAAYKELEGKLKTGEDGQEEVRQEWKEWLLSSGLDPELSPEHVLDLLSAIKACLEKQKNVKELEKQVKFREATVKKYEEEALSVLEACERSVSGIKLDGEIEKLREDVSFAFNQAERMRTLELESESLEHKKEDLEARLLEERTQRDALSEKWTSWLGTYGLDPSLSVESVLEIFSIIGRCFDRQRAIRNLEELIASGKTSIEAYEAKVAGVLQECERPFSGLSFDTQVEKLRSDLEEASEEARSLQQLKTRSKELEIELQAAREKSEAAEKELADLLESGSAATEDEFRENARHWAQRTELENRVREAEQQIRRVSGDGKKYELFVEELQASDPLGLEEENRKLEECLETLEQETSENLDRRGAIGNQIEQLEHGSEGSLARVMQESLLEDLHEKSRKWASLVLARKVLAKAIEVYEKERQPAVIVEAQTFFTKITAGRYTRIYSPLNSSEIYVEDREGRQKTVQELSRGTAEQLYLSLRFGFIREFGRHSESLPIVFDDVLVNFDPERCKSTCEAIKDLVPGNQLFYFTCHPETVEMLAGRFPEARVVDLDAV; encoded by the coding sequence ATGAAAATTGATGCCATTCATATCGACGGATTTGGCAAGTTTTCCAGGCTGTCGGTGGAAAACCTGCCTTCCGGCCTGGTCATATTAACAGGAGCAAATGAGGCAGGAAAATCAACATTATTCACTTTTATCCGGAGGATGTTTTTTGGCATTCCCAACACAAGGTGCAACCTCTATCCCCCACTTGAAGGAGGGCAGCATGGGGGAAGACTTGTTGTAATCGATTCCGAAGGGGAGCGCTGGGTCATAGAGAGGAACACAAGCCGAAAAGACGATGTAAAAGTCGTGCTTCCCGATGGGAATACCGGGAGCAAAACTGAACTTCTTAAACTCCTGGGCCATGCAGACAGGAACATTTTTGAAAACATCTATGCTTTTGGCCTTGAAGAGCTGCAGAGTTTTGAGACCCTGAACGACCAGAGCATCAACAGCAAACTCTACAGTGCAGGCACAGGGGTCGGAGTTTCCATTCCGGAACTTGTGAAGTCCATCAACAACATGGAAAGCGACCTGTATAAACCCAGGGGCAGTAAACCCCTTATTAATGAGCTACTAAGGAAAATCAGGAAGAACAGTGAAGAAATTGCCGAATTTGAAGAGTCCCAGAAAAAATACGATACCCTTCATTTCGAACTGGAACAGAGAAACCTGGAAATTGATCAGTTAAAAGAGAAGTCCCAGAATATAAGGAAAAAATTAAACCACATCCAGAACCTGCTTTCCGTCTGGGAAGACTGGAGAGCCCTGCAGGAGTCAAAAACTGACCTTGGAACTTTGCCCGGGCTTGAGAGTTTCCCTGAAAAAGGGGAAGAAAAGCTTGAAAGGCTCCTGGAAAAAATTGAGGGAATAAAGGAGAACGTTTCGCGGCTGGAGCAGGAACTGGATATAAATGCCGTTAACGAACGGAGCCTTTCTCTGGACGAAAGCCTGCTCGGACAGAAAGATGCGGTGCTGGAACTGGAAAGCGGGCTTGGGAAGTACAGGTTCGAAGTAAAAACGCTCCCTACCCTGGAAGCAAATCTCAAGCAGGAAGAAGCCGGGCTTTCCGATCTCCTCCTGGAACTTGGACCGGACTGGGATGAAGAGGCTCTGGACCGCTTTGATCGTTCCATCCCTGCAAAGGAAACCGTCATCAAGATGAGAAAGGCAGTAGAAGAAATTGAGGCTAAAATAAAGGAGACTCAAAACGAGCTCAATCAGGTCCTCACCGGCATCGAGCGGGTCCTTCAGGAAAAAGACGTCTTTGAAGAAAGCCTGCTGGTGCACAGGGACCAGGTAATCGAACTTGGAAACGGAATCGAGAAATACCGGGCTGATAAGGACTCCCTCCTTTCCGAAACCCGGGAAGTCCAGGCCAGAAAAGCCGAACTGGAGAAAACCCTTTCAGGGCTTGGAGAGGGCTGGGACGAAAACACCCTTTCCCGTTTCAAGCGTTCAACCCCTTCAAAGGAAACCGTGCTCGGAAAGCGAAGGGAAATGGAAGAAGCTGAAAAAACAATCGAAAGGTACCGCGACAGGCTCGAACTTGCCCTTGGGGAACTCGAAGAAGTCCGTGGGGAAATCGAAGCCCTGGAAGAGAAACTCGTGGCATACTCAAGGCTTCCCGACCCTGAAGAGGTAAAGCAGGGGCTTGAAGCTGTAAGCTACCTCAGGGTGAAGCAGCCTCTCCTCAGGGAAAAGGAAAGCGAACTCAAAAACCTGGAAAAAGACCTGGAAAAGGAAGAGATGCTTTTTGCAGCCTTCAGGTCCCGGGAAACCGAACATGAGGAAGGGCTTCCCCTCTGGCCTGCAGGAATGCTCCTGCTTGCAGGCAGTATAGGCCTAGCTTACGAGTACATAAACGACGCCCTGCTCCCCGGACTTGGCATATTTTTCCTCCTTTTTGCTACTTCTGCCATATACTTCCTGAAAGCTAGGAAAAAGCCCTCAAGTCAGCCGTCAAGTCCTCCTGCCGGCGAGAAGCACCTGAAAGGAACCGAAGCCCGGAAACAGAAAGCTCAGGAATCAAAGGAAAATCTGTCCGGAGAGATTGCCGCCCTGAAAGAAGACATGAAAACCCGGGCAAAAAAGTGTGGGTTTGAAGACATCCCCGAGCCCTCGATACGGGAGCAGAAAGCCGATGAACTGCAGAGGGTTCTGCTTGATTTGAAAGCTGCCGGGGAACTGCGCCAGGGAAAGGACAAGCTCCGGAAGAAGCTGGATAAGTTAGATGCAGCTTACAAGGAACTTGAAGGTAAGCTGAAAACCGGAGAAGATGGACAGGAAGAGGTTCGCCAGGAATGGAAAGAATGGCTTCTTTCTTCAGGACTCGACCCGGAACTTTCTCCCGAGCATGTGCTTGACCTCCTTTCCGCGATCAAAGCCTGCCTGGAAAAGCAAAAAAATGTCAAAGAACTGGAAAAACAGGTAAAGTTCAGGGAAGCTACTGTTAAAAAGTACGAAGAAGAAGCCCTTAGCGTTCTGGAAGCCTGCGAAAGATCTGTTTCGGGAATCAAACTCGACGGTGAAATAGAAAAGCTCAGGGAGGACGTAAGTTTTGCATTTAACCAGGCTGAAAGAATGAGGACTCTTGAACTTGAATCCGAAAGCCTTGAGCACAAAAAAGAAGATCTCGAAGCCCGGCTCCTTGAGGAAAGAACGCAAAGGGATGCTCTTTCCGAAAAGTGGACCAGCTGGCTTGGAACTTACGGGCTTGATCCCTCGCTTTCCGTGGAAAGCGTGCTTGAAATATTTTCGATAATCGGAAGATGTTTTGACAGGCAGCGGGCGATCCGGAACCTTGAGGAACTGATAGCTTCCGGCAAAACTTCGATAGAAGCCTATGAAGCAAAGGTGGCCGGAGTCCTGCAGGAATGCGAACGTCCGTTTTCCGGACTTTCTTTCGATACCCAGGTTGAAAAGCTCCGTTCGGACCTTGAAGAAGCATCCGAGGAGGCAAGGAGCCTGCAGCAGCTGAAAACAAGATCAAAAGAACTCGAGATAGAACTTCAGGCAGCCCGGGAAAAGTCTGAAGCAGCTGAAAAAGAGCTTGCAGACCTTCTTGAGTCCGGTTCCGCAGCAACGGAAGATGAGTTCCGTGAAAATGCACGGCACTGGGCTCAGCGAACTGAGCTCGAAAACAGGGTGAGGGAAGCTGAACAGCAGATAAGGAGGGTTTCCGGTGACGGGAAAAAGTATGAGCTTTTCGTAGAAGAACTGCAAGCCTCCGATCCCCTGGGCCTGGAAGAAGAAAACCGCAAGCTGGAGGAATGCCTGGAAACCCTTGAACAGGAGACCTCCGAGAACCTGGACAGACGCGGAGCGATAGGAAACCAGATAGAACAGCTCGAACACGGAAGTGAAGGTTCCCTGGCAAGGGTAATGCAAGAAAGCCTGCTTGAAGACCTTCACGAAAAGTCAAGGAAATGGGCATCCCTGGTCCTGGCCCGGAAAGTCCTTGCCAAAGCCATTGAAGTCTATGAAAAGGAGAGGCAGCCTGCAGTTATTGTGGAAGCTCAGACTTTTTTCACAAAAATTACCGCAGGCAGGTACACGCGGATTTATTCCCCGCTTAACTCTTCCGAAATCTACGTTGAAGACCGGGAAGGCCGCCAGAAGACCGTCCAGGAACTCAGCCGGGGAACAGCCGAACAGCTTTATCTCTCCCTGCGTTTCGGCTTTATCAGGGAATTCGGGAGGCACTCGGAATCCCTTCCCATCGTATTTGATGACGTGCTGGTGAACTTCGACCCCGAACGCTGCAAAAGCACCTGTGAAGCCATAAAGGACCTTGTCCCGGGCAACCAGCTCTTTTATTTCACCTGCCATCCCGAAACCGTAGAGATGCTTGCAGGAAGGTTCCCGGAAGCTCGGGTTGTAGACCTTGATGCGGTGTAA